The Haloarcula sp. H-GB4 genome segment CCGAGAGGCACGGTTGCTATAGCGGTTTCGTTCATATTAAACCCTCATGACGTGCATGACGGGCGTCTGACGCTGGTCGGACGGGAACGGCGTCGCCCCAGTTTCGCGCTGGTGGCATAGTCAGTGGCGGGGTATCGCATCTTGACGATAGGGGAACGTGACAGCTGAGCGGCCATAACGAACTAATTCGCTGCTACAGTGACTCCGGTATGTTACTCGAACGCCGCCACCTCTCGCTTGCACTTGTGGTGCTATTGATAGCATCCGCTGGCTGTAGCGGGCTGTTCGGCTCTGAAACGGGCACGGGCACGGGCACATCTGAGACATCGACCTCGGCTGATGCCAACGGCCCCGCACCCGGCTCGTCCGGTTTTGACGCGGGGGCCATCGAACGTGGGCACTTCGAAACGCTGTCGAACTCGTCGTTTACCACCTCGCTGTCGTTCCAGCTTTCGACAGTCCGGGACGGCGAGAACCGGTCGGTGTTCATCAACCGGACAGTTGCTATCGACCGTGAGAGCGACCGGTCGCTGGCCAGCGGTGAACTGGTGCAGGCCAGCGGTGACACGCTGGCAACGACGACCTACACCGCCGACGGAACCACGGCCGAGCGGCGAGTCCTCACCCGCGGTGAGGAGGAGATGACGGACTACCGCTCCGCGTCATCGCCGTACGACGGGCCGGTCCAGCCGGTCAACGAGAGCAGCGTCATCGACCGCTCACTGCTCCAGTCGCTCGGGTCGGCCATCAACTGGACCTACGCCGGAACCGAGACGGTTGACGGTGACAGCGTCTCGCGGTTCGAAGCGACCGGGAGCAATGTCACCGGCTTCGCGGCCGACGACGCTGTCTCGACGACCGTCTCGGCCAACGGGACGACGAACTCGGCCAGTGCAACGGTTCTTGTTGATGAGGACGGCGTCGTCCGGTCGTTCCAGTACCGGGTGAGTACCGAGCGAGACGGCCAGCCGGTGACGGTGTCGCTATCGCTTTCCGTCTCACAGGTCGACGACACCTCCGTCGCGGAACCGGACTGGCTGTCGAACGCGTAGTGCCGACAACCGACGGCAAAGATTACAGCGACTGTCCGGCGCTGAACTGTCTGGCGACCCACTCTGAACTGTCGAGCGTCTCGACGCTGTGCTGCAGGCGCGCCAGCCGGTCACCTCTGTCCGCTTCGTACAGTTCCAGCGCCCGCTCGATGGCGTCCGCAATCGCCTCGATGTCATGTGGATTGACTGTCAATGCTCCGTCGAGATGGGTCGCCGCGCCGGCCAGTTCACTCAGCACGAGTGCGCCGTCGCCGTCGGTGCAGGCGACCGGGTACTCGTGGGCGACGAGGTTCATCCCGTCGCGGTGTGGCGTCACTACCGCGACATCAGCAGCTCGGTAGAGTCCAGCGAGCGTCTCGCTGTCGAGGTTGGCCTCGGTGTAGACGATGGGCTGCCAGTCATCGGTCCCGAAGCGGTCGTTGACGCGTTCGACGGCATCGACGACGTCCGCTCGATACCGACGGTAGGCGGCGATGCCCTCTCGCGTTCGACTCGCCTTCTGCACGTACGTGAATTCGCCTCGCAGGTCCGGCCGCCGGTCCCAGAGGTGTGCCAGCGCCTCGATCCGCTCGGGGATGCCCTTCGAGTAGTCGAGCCGCTCGACGCCGAGCACCAGGCGGATGGACGCGTCCGAGCGACTGCCGCCCAGCACGGTATCCCGGATACTGGCCACGTCAGCGGCCCGCGCTCGGCTCCGAACCGCTTCGACATCGATACCCAGCGGGTTCGCGACGACTCGTGTCGTCTCTTCGCTCCGGGTAACCGTCCCGCTGTCCGTGTCGACGGTCGCTGCGGGGAACGCGCTGTCCACGCAGTGCAGGAACTGCTCGGCGTATCCTGCCGTGTGAAAGCCGATGACATCGCAGGCCAGCAGTCCGTCAAGGAGCGCGTCGCTGTGGGGGCAGTGTCGGAACACCGACGGTGCGGGCCAGGGGATATGCCAGAACTGTAACAGCGTCGCGTCCGGCCGTCGCTCTCGGACCAGTCTGGGCGCGAGCGCTAAGTGGTAGTCCTGGAACCAGACCGGTTGGCCCGTATCGGCGACCGTATCGACGGCCGCTGCGAACTGCTCGTTGACGCCTCGGTACTGTTCCCAGTAAGCTGGCTCTGCCCACATCCGGCCCGTGTCCTCGTGACAGAGCGGCCAGAGCACTTGGTTGGCGTAACCATAGTAATAGCCCTGCACCGCTGCGTCGGAGAGTGGGACGCGTTTCAGGTCGTACGCCGGGTCCGACGGCGGCACTTCGACGATGCCCTCGTCGGCGACGGCCATATCGGCGTCGCCGCTACCCCAGGCGACCCAGGTACCGCCCCGTGACTGCATTACCGGGTCGAGTGCGCTCGTTAGGCCACCTGCTGCGGACTGGACCCGTATCTCGCCGTCGTCGTCCCGCTCGTGGCTATACGGTTCACGATTCGAAACGATCACGAGCGAGTCCGGAACTACATCGTCCCGCAAATCAATCGACACTCCCGGGCCCATTTGCCGCTGGTAAGGACTGCCCCGTCTTGAGGCTGTCGTGGAGCGCTGGTGTAGCTATACAGCGTAACAAGTCATCGCTGCCTGTGAAGCCCGCCATCTGTGTCTGACGGTAAGAGAAAACTTATACCGGAGGCCTCGAAAGAAAGGGGTGAAAGCCGAAAGGGCACCCGGGTAGGGGTACACGGACGTGCCATTTCGGCTCAACTCGGTTTATCTGGACACGAATCCGGTAGCGACAGCCACGCTGTGGAGAATTTTGCTGTGGGTGCAGTGTGACTGGTTAGGTGAATAAGACAGAAACACGCCCACCGCGTAGTGCCTGGCAAGAGATGGAATTTCGCACCTGGGAACCAGTATATGAGGCTATCCTCGACGACTTCGGCTACCCCCGTGACGGCGACGAGCGCGCCTGTGGCCGCCTCGTCGAACTGCTCGGTGATGATAAGACGTACGACCCGACAACCATCGGACTCGACGGTGCAACGGTCGCTATCGCCGGGGCCGGCCCGTCGCTGGAAGCCGAGGCAGACCGGGCAGCTGACGCCGACGTAGTCCTCGCGGCGTCTACGGCCGCCGACCGCCTCCGGGCGGCAGGTGTCGCCGTTGACTGCATGGTCACGGATCTGGACAAAAATGCCGACACTGGGCGGGAACTGACCGCTGACGGGACACCAGTCGTCGCCCACGCCCACGGTGACAACATCCCCGCACTGGAAACCCACATTCCGGCCTACGACAGCAAGTTCGTCGTGCCGACGACACAGGCAAGCCCCGCCCTACCGGTCCGCAACTACGGCGGTTTCACCGATGGCGACCGCGCCGCGTTCCTTGCGGACCACTTCGGCGCTGGGTCGCTGGTGTTCCCCGGCTGGGACTTCGACGACCCGTCTGTGAATGCCGAAAAGCGACACAAACTCCACTGGGCCGAACGCCTGCTGCGCTGGCTGGAACAGCGCCGCGGCGAGCGCTTCGATGTGCTCGACGGCCGACGCGACGACATCGAGCCAGCAGTGACCGACTGAAAACGAATCCTTCGCTCAGGGCGCTAATACGTCGATGGTCGTGTCTATCGTGTCCGGTTCGGCAGCGCGGGGGAACGAGATGTTGATCGCGTCCACACCATCGATGTCCTCGAACTTTGCGATGCGGTCGCGACATTCCTCTGGTGTGCCGGCAACGGCAATGCTGTCCAGCAGTTCGTCGCCGATCGCCTCGACGGCTGCCGCTTTGTCACCTGACCCCCACTGTTCGGCAATCTCGTAGGCCGTGTCTTCGTACCCCTGCCGGGCCAGCGCGTCGCGGTAGAACGTCCCCATTCCGCCGATGTAGAAGGCCACGTGCTGACGGGCCAGTTCCCGGGCCTGCTCCCTGTCGTCCATCGCACAGCACGTCAGTGACAGCGTCACTCGCTGGTCGGCGCGGTCGCGGTCGCCGAGGTCCGCGCCGTGCTCGAAGTCTTCCAGCCGGTCCCGCAAGCCGTCGGCGGTCAGCATGAGCGCGTGCCAGCCGTCGGCGAAGCGACCGGCAAGTTCGACTGATTTCGGCCCGAGGCCGCCGGCGTCCACGGGCGGCGCGGGTTCGGGTGGTTCACAGCGCAGTCGGAAGCCAGACAGCGAAAAGATGTCCCCATCGTAGTCGACGGTCTCCCCGGAGAGCACCAGTTTCATGATGTCGACGGTCTCCCGTGTGTATTTGAGCGGATTCTCGAACTCACGGCCGTGCCAGCCCTCGATGACGATAGGCCCGGACGGCCCGACGCCGGCGCGGAAACGGCCGTCCGAGACCTCCTGCAGTGTCGCTGCGGTTTGGCCGAGCAGCGCCGGCGACCGCGAGTACACGTTCAGAATCGAGGACCCGAGACCGACCGTCGACGTGTGTTCGGCGATGCTGGTCAGCGTCGTCACCGCGTCTCGCCCCCACGTCTCCGGGAGCCAGACCCGGTCATAGCCACTATCCTCGGCCTGCTGGGTCATCTCAACCAGCGTGTCGACCGACGGCTGTGCCGCGACCGGGAGATACACGTCTCGCGCTGTCATCTGTCACCCTCCACGCGTCGAGCAACGACCGGCCCTGTTCCTGTCGACTGGAATGTATGTGCCTGAGACATGGCTCGCAGTGCGGCCGCACGGGAGATAAAGCCACATGAGAGGGGGAGTGTCTCCCGTTGTCCGCGGTTTATTCACAAGATGGTACCGGCCCGGTACTGTCTCAGAAGAAGAGACTGGCGATCCGACGACAGCCGAAATGTATATTATCTGTCCACAATTCTCGGCGAATGAACCCGTGAATCCCTATGCCCTCCTTGGAGCCGCGATTGTGTCCGAACTGCTCGGGACAACGTCACTGAAGCTCTCGGAAGGATTCTCACGCCCTGTCCCCAGCCTCGGCGTCGTCGTCGGCTACGGCCTGGCGTTCTATCTGGTGTCGCTGACGCTCGAAGACCTCCCCATCGGCGTTGTCTACGGGACTTGGGCCGCGCTGGGAATCGTCGGTGTCGCCGCAATCGGGACTGTCGTGTTCGACGAGCCGATCGATCTCCCCGGTGCCGTCGGCATCCTGCTCATCATCATTGGCGTATATTGTGTCAACGTCCTCTCGGAGATGTCTGCGCACTGAATGGGACCCGGTTACGGCACGCCCAGCGTCGCGAGTGTCCCGTGCCAGACGGCTGTGTGCCCGACTCGGCGACCGGCTATATGAGGCACCCGGTTCTACGGGTGCCTATGTCGTTCGACCCGGACCACGTGACGACGATTACATTTGACTCGTACAGTACCATCGTCGACGTTGAGGCGGCCCAGAAAGCCCTCGCCGATCGGGTAGACGACCCCCAGCCGGTATCCCGACTCTGGCGCTCCCGCTCGCTGGCGTACACGTTCCTCGCGAACCAGATTGATGCTTACAAGCCGTTTTACGAGATGAACCGCGATGCACTCCAGTACGCATTAGATGCTCACGGCATTGATATCTCGACGGAAGAGCGCGACGAGATTCTTGCAGTCTACCACGAACTAGACGTGTTTGACGACGTTCGTGACGGCATGAACAAACTCTACGACGCCGGCTACGACCTCTATGTCGTCTCGAACGGCAATCCCGAGATGCTCGACTCCATGGTTGATTTCGCCGGTATCGGCGGCCTGCTCGAAGACACTGTCAGTGCCGACGAGATCCAGACGTTCAAGCCGGCAGCGGAACTGTACCGTCACGCAGCGGAGCGAACGGCGACCAACATCGAGGAAATCGCCCACGTCACCGCGGGCTATTTCGACGTGTACGGGGCGATGCACGCCGGGATGCAGGGTGTCTGGGTCAACCGCGACGACGGCCCGTGGGACGCCTTCGCTGGCGAACCGGACCTCACTATCGGGTCGTTCCACGACCTTCACGACGAACTGCTGTGAGGAGGGAAAAAGGCATCTCGTGGTTCTGGCTCGGTGGTTACGTCAGGAGAGCCAGGAGATGGCGTAGCAAGCGTCTCAGGGAAGACGTGCCAGCTACTCAGAACAGGCGCTCAAGCAGGCCACGATCGCGGTGTTTCTCCACCAGCAGGACCGAACACTCCACGTCGTCGATAATGTAAACACGGGAGATTTGGAGACGAGCCGACGAAGCAGGCGCTCGTCCAATCAGCCTGACAATTCGGCTTGCTACCCGCGCATGAGATTCAACACTTCATCAACGACATCGGTTTCGACGGCGAGAATATACTGCTCGTCAGGCTCCAGCACCGTATCAGCTCCTGCGAGCTCCGTTCGGTCCGCCGTCGAGATCAGCAGACTGCCGGACGGAAGCGCAATTTCATCGAGACGACGCCCCGCCACGGGAGCGGACGGGGCGACGGTCACCTTGATGATATCGAGGTCTGCGGTCGGATAGACGAGCGTCCGGATATCTTCGCCAGTGAGTATATCGGCTGCGTGGTCCCCACCGAGATACTCGGGTAGCAGCGTCG includes the following:
- a CDS encoding TIGR04024 family LLM class F420-dependent oxidoreductase produces the protein MTARDVYLPVAAQPSVDTLVEMTQQAEDSGYDRVWLPETWGRDAVTTLTSIAEHTSTVGLGSSILNVYSRSPALLGQTAATLQEVSDGRFRAGVGPSGPIVIEGWHGREFENPLKYTRETVDIMKLVLSGETVDYDGDIFSLSGFRLRCEPPEPAPPVDAGGLGPKSVELAGRFADGWHALMLTADGLRDRLEDFEHGADLGDRDRADQRVTLSLTCCAMDDREQARELARQHVAFYIGGMGTFYRDALARQGYEDTAYEIAEQWGSGDKAAAVEAIGDELLDSIAVAGTPEECRDRIAKFEDIDGVDAINISFPRAAEPDTIDTTIDVLAP
- a CDS encoding trehalose-6-phosphate synthase — its product is MGPGVSIDLRDDVVPDSLVIVSNREPYSHERDDDGEIRVQSAAGGLTSALDPVMQSRGGTWVAWGSGDADMAVADEGIVEVPPSDPAYDLKRVPLSDAAVQGYYYGYANQVLWPLCHEDTGRMWAEPAYWEQYRGVNEQFAAAVDTVADTGQPVWFQDYHLALAPRLVRERRPDATLLQFWHIPWPAPSVFRHCPHSDALLDGLLACDVIGFHTAGYAEQFLHCVDSAFPAATVDTDSGTVTRSEETTRVVANPLGIDVEAVRSRARAADVASIRDTVLGGSRSDASIRLVLGVERLDYSKGIPERIEALAHLWDRRPDLRGEFTYVQKASRTREGIAAYRRYRADVVDAVERVNDRFGTDDWQPIVYTEANLDSETLAGLYRAADVAVVTPHRDGMNLVAHEYPVACTDGDGALVLSELAGAATHLDGALTVNPHDIEAIADAIERALELYEADRGDRLARLQHSVETLDSSEWVARQFSAGQSL
- a CDS encoding haloacid dehalogenase type II, whose translation is MSFDPDHVTTITFDSYSTIVDVEAAQKALADRVDDPQPVSRLWRSRSLAYTFLANQIDAYKPFYEMNRDALQYALDAHGIDISTEERDEILAVYHELDVFDDVRDGMNKLYDAGYDLYVVSNGNPEMLDSMVDFAGIGGLLEDTVSADEIQTFKPAAELYRHAAERTATNIEEIAHVTAGYFDVYGAMHAGMQGVWVNRDDGPWDAFAGEPDLTIGSFHDLHDELL
- a CDS encoding 6-hydroxymethylpterin diphosphokinase MptE-like protein, yielding MEFRTWEPVYEAILDDFGYPRDGDERACGRLVELLGDDKTYDPTTIGLDGATVAIAGAGPSLEAEADRAADADVVLAASTAADRLRAAGVAVDCMVTDLDKNADTGRELTADGTPVVAHAHGDNIPALETHIPAYDSKFVVPTTQASPALPVRNYGGFTDGDRAAFLADHFGAGSLVFPGWDFDDPSVNAEKRHKLHWAERLLRWLEQRRGERFDVLDGRRDDIEPAVTD
- a CDS encoding multidrug efflux SMR transporter, coding for MNPYALLGAAIVSELLGTTSLKLSEGFSRPVPSLGVVVGYGLAFYLVSLTLEDLPIGVVYGTWAALGIVGVAAIGTVVFDEPIDLPGAVGILLIIIGVYCVNVLSEMSAH